The genomic region TATCTGTTGAATAATATTCTCTAACGTATCCATTCCAATCGACTAAAACAAATTTCTCACTATGAGCTATATCCATCAAGGTAACTTCCTCTCCATTAAGGTTTCCTACCATAGGCTCACGCTCTCCCATTGGTACCTTAAAGCCATCTATTATAACACTTCGTAAATCTTCTTTACGACCTGTTAAAAACGTCCAAACGAAAGGATTTGCCTTACGCTTACGAGCATACTTATGTAAAACTTGCGGAGTATCTACTTCTGGGTCAACAGAGAAAGTTACGATAGCAATTTTTTGACCTAACCCTCTAACTCTCTTTTGAATTAAGTCCATTTTCTCCATTAGCGCTGGACAAGTTGTCGGACAACTAGTGAACATAAACCCTGCGATATACAACCTTCCCTTTAAGTCTTTACTTCCGAATGGCTTATTAAAGCTATTCGTTAAGCTGTACTCTGGAACTTTATACATTTTAGGCAGTGGTGGCGGAAGTGTTCTATTTACTGATTTAATTATTGGATAACTGAACAAGAAGGCACTTAAAAGAAACCAGAAAAGCTTGCTTAGTACAAGCTTTTCAATAAGTGTGTTTTTTCTAATGAAGCCAGTTCTTGTCGTCATTATATTATTTACCGTATGCCTTATTAGAATTTTTAATTTCTTCCATTAAAACTTTACGTGCATCAGTATCTTTTAATTCTGTTAAACTTTTTACGTAGTAAGCAACGGCCCAGATCTGCTCGTCAGTAATAGTGTCTTTCCAAGCAGGCATAGATGTTCCACCTACTCCAGCAGCAAGACGAAGAGCAAGTTCTTCAACTGTGTTCGCACTTCTTACAAGGTCCCATGTGAAGTCAGGCGGAATATTTTGAAATCCCCACTCTGTTTCTTGAGGCTTTTGTGTATAAACCTCCATATCGATCTCTCTTGGGTTCTCACCAGAAAGCTGACCTAGTTCCTTAAGACCAACATACGCTCTATGACATGATTGGCAGTTCGCCTCTCCGTGATAAATTTTCTTACCTTTTTCAATCGCTGCAGTCTTGTGAGCTATACCATACGGATCTTTTACGAGCTGTACTTCAGCTCCTAAGTCCTTATCCTTTCCTTCCCAAACTTTAGGTGCGAAAGTTTTAATATATTGTACAACCGACTCTTTTTGATCTTCAGAAAGATCCCAAGGCAACATTGCAGTCCCAGTTAGCCCTTTATCTAAAAGAGTAAATAAGTGCTTATCGTGTACTAATTCACCAGAAGGGACTAATCCAAACTTAAAGATACCTGTAGTGAAATCTCTTGGTGGTACCTTCATACCTTTAGAAGCTACACCTTTTCCATCTCCATTAACGCCATGGCAAGGCATACAGAATTCGGTATAGAGAGTTTTACCTTTATTCAAAGTTTTTGCTGTTACAAATTTACCGCCAGCAAAAATCTTATCCTCACGAAAGTGACTTTCGCTACAAGATGTTAGAGCACCAAGTAATAAAAAAGTTAAGGTTAACTGAGTAATTTTCTTCATGTTTTTCCTCTATATTAGAAACAAAGTTACATACATAATAAGCCACACAATTCCTAAGAAATGCCAAAATTTACCTACGTTAATCACGCGGTTTTCATAACTAGGAATCATCACACCTACTTTAAGAGTAGGTAATAAATAAAATAATGCCATCCACGCCACTATTACGTGTGCAGCATGAACCCAAGTAAAAGAATAAATAATTGACGGGAAAATCCCATCTTGAACATATATTCCTTTAGAGTGTAGGTCAGTCCATAACAACACCTGAGATGCCATAAATGAAAAACCTAAAAATATAGTTGCAAAGAACCATATTTTCTTTTCTTTACCCTCACTAAAGAATAAAGAATCAAACTTCCACATAGTAAAACTGCTCATCATAATAATCACAGTGCTCAATGTCGGAAGAAATAAATCAATTCTTTCAAAGCCCATCGGAGGCCATACATCAGAAGTAATTCTAAAAACTGTAAATCCTAAGAAGAAAGAAGCAAATAGCATAGAAAAAGTGACTAGAACGACTGTCATAGCAATGGAAGAAGTTAACCTTCTTCCATATCTTTCCTTCGTCATAGTATTCATGCTGATTGCTTCACTCATATTAAGACTTCGCTAATTCTTCAGTTTGAAATTGGAAATCCACATCTCCAGTAAGAGCAGGGTTTCCATATTCATGAGGTCCACACTTAACAACAGGGATGTCCTTAAAGTTGTAGTGAGGGGCCGGAGAAGGAATAGTCCATTCCAGAGTTCCTACTTCCCAAGGGTTTGCACTAGCTTTTTCTTTCTTAAAGAAAACAGCATGAACAAAGTTAAACACAAAAATAAATTGAGCTAATCCCATTGTTATTGCTGACCAAGTGACAAAAGTATTTATATCAATCATTCTCTGTGCGAATTCATAGATAAATGGGTTATAAAGTCGCCTATGCATACCTGCATAACCAACAATCATCATCCCCATAAAGATTCCATTTAAACCAAGAATAGTTATCCAGAAGTGAACTTTTGCCCAGAACTCATTCATCATAGTTCCAAACATCTTTGGCATCCAAAAGTAAGTAGCAGCAAAACCACCCAAAAGAACCGAAGCGGCCATTGTGTAGTGAAAGTGACCAACTACAAAATAAGTATCATGTAAGTAAAGGTCTGTTGTTACAGTTGCAAGGTATAATCCAGTAAGACCTCCAAGCCCAAATACAAATACTACACCTAATGAAAATAACATTGGTGAGTGAAATCTAATCGAACCTTTCCATAGTGTCCCTAGCCAATTTGCGAAGAAAATTGCAGACGGAATAGAGATAGTCATAGTTAGTGTCATGAATGATTGAGTCAGAAGTGGAGACATCTGAGTCGTATACATGTGGTGACCATAAACAACTGTTGAAAGAATAGTAATAGTTGTCATAGAAAGCGCAGTCGCTTTTGCTCCAAATGCTGGCTTTCTTGAAAAGAAAGACAGTAGATCAGACACAATTCCCCACGCCGGAAGAATAAGGATATAAACTTCAGGGTGACCAAAAATCCAAAAAACGTGTTGGAATAAAATTGGATCACCTGTTCCAGAAGTTGCAGCTGCTCCAGCGAGGAAGAAAGCTGTTCCGAAAACTCTATCAAATACTAAAAGTAAACATCCTGCTCCAAGAACTGGTAAGAAGATAGCATTTAAAACTGCTGTCAAACCAAGGCCCCATATTGATAATGGCATATCAAAGTATCCCATACCAGGTGCTCTTAAGGTAATAATAGTAGTAATATAGTTAATTGCACCCATTGTTGAAGAAACACCTAAAACAAAAATTGCCAGTGTCCACAACGTCTGTCCCACGCCAGGGGAACCAATCAAAGTAGAAAGAGTTGGGTACGAAGTCCAACCACCAGCTGCCGCTCCAAGAGGAGTAAATAGTCCAGCAAGTAATAAAACTCCAGACAATGCAGCTAAATGAAATGAAAGCATATTGAGTAATGGGAATGCCATATCTCTTGCGCCTATCATCAACGGTATTAGATAATTTCCAAAACAGCCAATTAGGATAGGTGTTATCGCATAGAAGATCATAATCGTTCCATGCATCGTAAATAGCATCGCATATGTATCGGCCGGAACTACTCCGCCAGTCGCTGGGAATAAGAAATTTCCTAGGATAGGAAAAGCTTGTCCAGGGAATGCCAGAGTCCAACGAATCATTAGGGCCATTATCCCACCGATTCCTAGAAAAAGGATTCCGTACCAAAGAAATTGTTTTCCAATTACTTTATGGTCATAAGAAAAAATATACTTAGACAAAAAAGTAGTTGGCGCATCGTGAATATGTTGTTCATAAAAAGCCATGGCCTTATATCTCCTTAAAAATTAAATTCGTTCTTACCAGTTCCAAGGCCATCCCCAATATAGATCTGCATTTTCGCGATCATTTTGGGCAATAGCTTTTTCTTGAGCTTCTTTAAGCCAAATATCATAGTTCTCTTGAGTATATGAAGTTAAATAGGCTTTCATTCTATAGTGATAAGTTCCACACATTTCCGCACAAGCAATGTTGTAATAACCATCTTTAGTTAATTCAAACCAAAGTCTAGTAACTCTTCCTGGAATTGCGTCAACTTTTCTACGAGTATTTGGAAAATAGAGAGAATGGATAACATCTTTAGAAACTACTTGAAATAGCACTTTTCTTCCTACAGGAAGTCTAAGATCGTTAAGCTGAACAATGTCATCGTCAGTGTTAAAAACTCCATCTTTACCTTCATATCTAAAGTGCCAAGCCCACTGTTGAGCCATTACCTGTATACGAAGAGGCTTCTCATCTTCTGTCGGCCACTTAGCAAAAACATTTACATAATCATCATTCGAAATTCTTGTAATATTCATATCAATTCCAATGAAAACTGATAGTGCAATTACACATGAAATGATTACGTGGATCTTTTTATCTCCGTAAGTGTAGTAAGCCTTCTTGTTTCTTTTTGCACTATAGAAGTACGAGAAACCAAAAAGACCTGCACACACCAATCCAAAGAAAAAGATGTTCATGTAAGTCGTGTAGTTGAATAGCCAATCAATAAGATGGCCATTTACAGAGATGTCCTCAGGAGCTTGCATTTGCTCCCAGAGTGTCCAATTTTTTGCAGTGTTAGAAACCACAGTGGATAAAACAGTCATAGATAAAACCCTTCAATACGCTATGAAGTTAAAATTACTAAAAAATATATATTCTAAATCAGTATATTCTATATATAAAAGCATGATTTTTCTAGGTTCTTCTACTACAGAATTCAATTAAAGAAAATTAAAGAAATCAAAAGTAGTGGTAAATAGATAATCGATGCCCAAAAATATGTTCTCGCCCAAGAGAGAACTGCGTCATGATCCTTAATAAAAAATCCAAATGACGATAAAATTAAAAACGAAATCCCACAAACTGAGGCTATATTTCTATAAGTAACACTCGAAAACCCAATCCAGTAAGGGCTTAGAGAAACTAGTACCAATATAATAGTATAGAGAAAAATATCTCTCTTTGATTTAGAGAAACCAATTTTATTTGGATACACTTTTATATTCGCAGCATCATAATCCTTGGCGTGATACATCGCAATGGCCAAAAAGTGCGGAATCTGCCAAATGAATAATATTGAAAATAGAGCTACGGACATAGCATCAATTTTGCCGGTAACAGTTGTCCAACCCATAACCGGCGGAATTGCTCCAGGAATTGCTCCAACAAATAGTGCCGCTTCGCTTTTTAATTTCATCGGAGTGTAAGCAAAGAGATAAAGAACGGCAGCTATTAACGAAAGTATCATCGTTGGCCAATTAACAAAAATAACAAGAAGTGGAAGAGCAATCGCCAGTAATGAATAACCTATAAAAAGTGCAACTCCAGGTTTCATTCTACCAGAAGGAAGAGCTCTATTCTTTGTTCTCTCCATATTCTTATCAACGTCACGCTCAATGTAACAATTAAGTGTCGTCGCCGCACATACAACCATAGTCATTAAAACGAGCGATAAAATGGCCTTAAAGAAATTGATATTCCCGGGCGCCGCAAAGATACCGACAGCAATAGTTATAACAACAAGGGTTCCTAGCCTGAGTTTAGTGATCTCTAAAACATCACTAACAAAAGTGTGCCTGACTTCGCCAAAAAGATTCAATTCTAGATTCCTGACTCTATTTCTTAGGGACCATAGGTTCCAGATAATCAAACAGGCACTGGCAAGATGAAAAGTTGTAGGAAAAACACTTATATTTGATTTCGAAACAATCGCACCAGAGATTGCTTGTAAAATAATAAGAAAGATTAAACTAGCACTGTGAAGAAGAATACTGACTCTAAGATCTTTAGAAAGCGTATTAGTTCTCATGGCCATCAAAAATACTCTCATACCATTCCAAACAACAACTACAAAAGCGAGTAATGCAACATACCTGTGCACTAAGTTTATTTGAACCTTAGGGTTTAATGACCAATATAAAATTTGCGTGGTCTCCCTTTCAAAACACTGAAAAATAGATGTACCTAATCCACATATATTACCGGCCCCACTATGCCTCATGACAGCACCGAGAAAAACCTGAATTGCAACAATCGAGATAGAAAAGAAAATCCCATCTCTAATCATTGGATTATATGTTTTCTGCAAAGCAGTTTTATCATCAGAGGATAGAAAATTTCCTTCAAATATGAGCTTCCACTCATTTTTTAAACTAAGAAGACAGCAAAAGAAAATTAAACTAAAAGCAAGATGAGTTGTAGAGATTAGTGTCGGTAATTTGTATAAGAAAGTGGAAAGACCTAGGCCACCTTGAAACAAAACGAGCATAAATGTCGCTAAAGAAAATCTATATAGTCTAGGGTGACTTTTCTTATAGCTCCTGCATTTTATAAAAACCCCCATTGAAAAAAATCCAATTAACGAAGCTATAACTCTATGCATTTGCTCTAAGAAAGATCCTTGGCTAGTAGTGTT from Halobacteriovorax sp. HLS harbors:
- a CDS encoding SCO family protein, giving the protein MTTRTGFIRKNTLIEKLVLSKLFWFLLSAFLFSYPIIKSVNRTLPPPLPKMYKVPEYSLTNSFNKPFGSKDLKGRLYIAGFMFTSCPTTCPALMEKMDLIQKRVRGLGQKIAIVTFSVDPEVDTPQVLHKYARKRKANPFVWTFLTGRKEDLRSVIIDGFKVPMGEREPMVGNLNGEEVTLMDIAHSEKFVLVDWNGYVREYYSTDKNGINKMMIDVGLLVNSSEKR
- a CDS encoding cytochrome c, yielding MKKITQLTLTFLLLGALTSCSESHFREDKIFAGGKFVTAKTLNKGKTLYTEFCMPCHGVNGDGKGVASKGMKVPPRDFTTGIFKFGLVPSGELVHDKHLFTLLDKGLTGTAMLPWDLSEDQKESVVQYIKTFAPKVWEGKDKDLGAEVQLVKDPYGIAHKTAAIEKGKKIYHGEANCQSCHRAYVGLKELGQLSGENPREIDMEVYTQKPQETEWGFQNIPPDFTWDLVRSANTVEELALRLAAGVGGTSMPAWKDTITDEQIWAVAYYVKSLTELKDTDARKVLMEEIKNSNKAYGK
- a CDS encoding cytochrome c oxidase subunit 3 is translated as MSEAISMNTMTKERYGRRLTSSIAMTVVLVTFSMLFASFFLGFTVFRITSDVWPPMGFERIDLFLPTLSTVIIMMSSFTMWKFDSLFFSEGKEKKIWFFATIFLGFSFMASQVLLWTDLHSKGIYVQDGIFPSIIYSFTWVHAAHVIVAWMALFYLLPTLKVGVMIPSYENRVINVGKFWHFLGIVWLIMYVTLFLI
- a CDS encoding cbb3-type cytochrome c oxidase subunit I — encoded protein: MAFYEQHIHDAPTTFLSKYIFSYDHKVIGKQFLWYGILFLGIGGIMALMIRWTLAFPGQAFPILGNFLFPATGGVVPADTYAMLFTMHGTIMIFYAITPILIGCFGNYLIPLMIGARDMAFPLLNMLSFHLAALSGVLLLAGLFTPLGAAAGGWTSYPTLSTLIGSPGVGQTLWTLAIFVLGVSSTMGAINYITTIITLRAPGMGYFDMPLSIWGLGLTAVLNAIFLPVLGAGCLLLVFDRVFGTAFFLAGAAATSGTGDPILFQHVFWIFGHPEVYILILPAWGIVSDLLSFFSRKPAFGAKATALSMTTITILSTVVYGHHMYTTQMSPLLTQSFMTLTMTISIPSAIFFANWLGTLWKGSIRFHSPMLFSLGVVFVFGLGGLTGLYLATVTTDLYLHDTYFVVGHFHYTMAASVLLGGFAATYFWMPKMFGTMMNEFWAKVHFWITILGLNGIFMGMMIVGYAGMHRRLYNPFIYEFAQRMIDINTFVTWSAITMGLAQFIFVFNFVHAVFFKKEKASANPWEVGTLEWTIPSPAPHYNFKDIPVVKCGPHEYGNPALTGDVDFQFQTEELAKS
- a CDS encoding cytochrome c oxidase subunit II; translated protein: MTVLSTVVSNTAKNWTLWEQMQAPEDISVNGHLIDWLFNYTTYMNIFFFGLVCAGLFGFSYFYSAKRNKKAYYTYGDKKIHVIISCVIALSVFIGIDMNITRISNDDYVNVFAKWPTEDEKPLRIQVMAQQWAWHFRYEGKDGVFNTDDDIVQLNDLRLPVGRKVLFQVVSKDVIHSLYFPNTRRKVDAIPGRVTRLWFELTKDGYYNIACAEMCGTYHYRMKAYLTSYTQENYDIWLKEAQEKAIAQNDRENADLYWGWPWNW
- the cyoE gene encoding heme o synthase, with amino-acid sequence MKLILSLTIFLTYLLIILGGLVHNTGSALSCPDWPLCYGELVNTTSQGSFLEQMHRVIASLIGFFSMGVFIKCRSYKKSHPRLYRFSLATFMLVLFQGGLGLSTFLYKLPTLISTTHLAFSLIFFCCLLSLKNEWKLIFEGNFLSSDDKTALQKTYNPMIRDGIFFSISIVAIQVFLGAVMRHSGAGNICGLGTSIFQCFERETTQILYWSLNPKVQINLVHRYVALLAFVVVVWNGMRVFLMAMRTNTLSKDLRVSILLHSASLIFLIILQAISGAIVSKSNISVFPTTFHLASACLIIWNLWSLRNRVRNLELNLFGEVRHTFVSDVLEITKLRLGTLVVITIAVGIFAAPGNINFFKAILSLVLMTMVVCAATTLNCYIERDVDKNMERTKNRALPSGRMKPGVALFIGYSLLAIALPLLVIFVNWPTMILSLIAAVLYLFAYTPMKLKSEAALFVGAIPGAIPPVMGWTTVTGKIDAMSVALFSILFIWQIPHFLAIAMYHAKDYDAANIKVYPNKIGFSKSKRDIFLYTIILVLVSLSPYWIGFSSVTYRNIASVCGISFLILSSFGFFIKDHDAVLSWARTYFWASIIYLPLLLISLIFFN